A stretch of the Jatrophihabitans sp. genome encodes the following:
- a CDS encoding DoxX family membrane protein has product MTMHLRTRSSHDHEDVMIPGAVVTSAAAKALAVLRIATGFVFLWAFLDKLFGLHYSTSSAKAWIDGGSPTKGFLSSVEVGPLSSTFHSMAGDTWVNWLFMLGLLGMGIGLIAGVALRITALAGALMMSMMWLAEFPLAQHTNSGEPSGSSNPLMDSHLIYAIVMVVLAATYAGNTWGLGKLWARLPFVNQHRWAL; this is encoded by the coding sequence ATGACCATGCACCTGCGAACCCGTTCCTCCCATGACCACGAGGACGTGATGATCCCCGGCGCCGTCGTCACCTCCGCCGCCGCGAAGGCGCTGGCCGTGCTGCGGATCGCGACCGGCTTCGTCTTCCTCTGGGCCTTCCTCGACAAGCTGTTCGGCCTGCACTACTCGACCTCGTCGGCCAAGGCCTGGATCGACGGCGGCTCGCCCACCAAGGGATTCCTGTCATCGGTGGAGGTCGGCCCGTTGAGCTCGACGTTTCACTCGATGGCCGGTGACACCTGGGTGAACTGGCTGTTCATGCTCGGCCTGCTTGGTATGGGCATCGGCCTGATCGCCGGCGTGGCTCTGCGGATCACCGCCCTGGCAGGCGCGCTGATGATGTCCATGATGTGGCTGGCCGAGTTCCCGTTGGCCCAGCACACCAACAGCGGCGAGCCGAGTGGTTCGTCCAACCCGCTGATGGACTCCCACCTGATCTACGCGATCGTCATGGTGGTGCTGGCAGCCACCTACGCCGGCAACACCTGGGGGCTCGGCAAGCTCTGGGCCAGGCTGCCCTTCGTCAACCAGCACCGGTGGGCCCTGTGA